The Burkholderia pyrrocinia genomic sequence GGTCGCGATGGTGACGGGCGCGGGCCGCGGAATCGGCGCCGCGATCGCCCGAGCGTTCGCGCGCGAAGGCGCGGCCGTCGCGCTCGTCGATCTCGACTTCCCGCAGGCGCAGCACACGGCCGCCGCGATCGCGCACGACGTCGACGGCGCGCGCGTGCTGCCGCTGCACGCGGACGTCGCGCGTCAGGATGCGGTGCGCGATGCGCTCGCGCAGACCGAAGCGGCATTCGGCCCGCTCGACGTGCTGGTGAACAACGCGGGCATCAACGTGTTCGCCGATCCGCTGACGATGACCGACGACGACTGGCGCCGCTGCTTCGCGGTCGATCTCGACGGCGTGTGGCACGGCTGCCGCGCGGCGCTGGAAGGCATGGTCGAGCGCGGCCGCGGCAGCATCGTGAACATCGCGTCGACGCATGCGTTCCGGATCATCCCGGGCTGCTTTCCGTACCCGGTCGCGAAACACGGCGTACTGGGGCTCACGCGCGCGCTCGGCATCGAATACGCGGCGCGCAACGTGCGCGTGAACGCGATCGCGCCGGGCTACATCGAGACGCAGCTCACGCGCGACTGGTGGGACGCGCAGCCCGATCCGGCTGCCGCGCGCGCCGAGACGCTCGCGCTGCAGCCGATGAAGCGGATCGGCCGGCCCGACGAGGTCGCGATGACGGCCGTGTTCCTGGCGTCCGACGAGGCGCCGTTCATCAATGCCGCGTGCATCACCGTCGACGGCGGGCGCGCGGCGCTGTATCACGACTGACGCAACGATTCGAAAGACCGCACGTGCGACGGCCGCGCGCACGCTGCGTCGAAACCAACAAGCGGCTGCATCCTGTTCGATGAAAACAAGGAGACACTGGAGATGAAACGCAGAACGTTCGTAACGCTGGCCGCGGCAGCCGCGGTGGTGATGGGTAGCCCGGTTGCGCACGCGGCAGACCCGGTCAAGATCGGCTTTCTGGTGAAGCAGCCGGAAGAGCCGTGGTTCCAGGACGAGTGGAAGTTCGCCGAGATGGCGGCGAAGGAAAAGGGCTTCACGCTCGTGAAGATCGGCGCGCCGTCGGGCGAAAAGGTGATGAGCGCGATCGACAACCTGTCCGCGCAGAAGGCGCAGGGCTTCATCATCTGCACGCCCGACGTGAAGCTCGGGCCGGGCATCGTCGCGAAGGCGAAGTCGCACAACCTGAAGATGATGACGGTCGACGACCGCCTCGTCGACGGCGCGGGCAAGCCGATCGAAGCGGTGCCGCACATGGGGATCTCCGCGTACAACATCGGCAAGCAGGTCGGCGACGGCATCGCGGCCGAGATCAAGAAGCGCGGCTGGAACGTGAAGGAGGTCGGCGCGATCGACATCACCTACGAGCAGCTGCCGACCGCGCACGACCGCACGAGCGGCGCGACCGACGCGCTGGTGGCCGCCGGTTTCCCGAAGGCGAACGTGATCGCGGCGCCGCAGGCGAAGACCGACACCGAGAACGCGTTCAACGCGGCGAACATTGCGCTCACGAAGAACCCGCAGTTCAAGCACTGGGTCGCGTACGGCCTGAACGACGAGGCCGTGCTCGGCGCGGTGCGTGCGGCCGAAGGGCGCGGCTTCAAGTCGGACAACATGATCGGCATCGGCATCGGCGGTTCCGATTCGGCGCTGAACGAGTTCAAGAAGCCGCAGCCGACCGGCTTCTACGGCACCGTGATCATCAGCCCGAAGCGTCACGGCGAGGAAACCTCGGACCTGATGTACTCGTGGATCACGCAAGGCAAGGCACCGCCGGCGCTGACGCTGACGACCGGCATGCTCGCGACGCGCGACAACGTGTCGAAGGTGCGCGAGGAGATGGGGCTCGCGTCGAAGTAAGCGGCCCGCCGGCTGCCGCGGCGATGCGGCGGCCGGCGGTCGATCGATTGGGAAGTGAGGAGACGACGTGTCAGCGGCACTGCGTTTTGACAATATCGGCAAGGTATTTCCCGGCGTGCGCGCACTCGACGGCATTTCGTTCGACGTGCATGCGGGCGAGGTGCATGGCCTGATGGGCGAGAACGGCGCGGGCAAGTCGACGCTGCTGAAGATTCTCGGCGGCGAATACCAGCCCGATGCGGGCAGCGTGCTGGTCGACGGCCAGCCCGTGCAGTTCGCGAGTGCGGCGGCGTCGATCGCGGCCGGCATCGCGGTGATTCACCAGGAGCTGCAGTACGTACCCGACCTGACGGTCGCGGAAAACCTGCTGCTCGGCCGCCTGCCGAACGCGTTCGGCTGGGTGAAAAAGCGCGAGGCGAAGCGCTACGTGCGCGAGCGGCTCGCCGCGATGGGCGTCGACCTCGATCCCGACGCGAAGCTCGGGCGGCTGTCGATCGCTCAGCGGCAGATGGTCGAGATCTGCAAGGCGCTGATGCGCAATGCGCGCGTGATCGCGCTCGACGAACCGACGAGCTCGCTGTCGCATCGCGAGACCGAGGTGCTGTTCAAGCTCGTCGACGACCTGCGCGCGCAGGGCCGCGCGCTGATCTACATCTCGCACCGGATGGACGAGATCTACCGGCTGTGCGATGCGTGCACGATCTTCCGCGACGGGCGCAAGATCGCGTCGCACGATGCGCTTGCCGACGTGCCGCGCGAGCGGCTCGTCGCCGAGATGGTCGGGCGCGAGATTTCGGACATCTACCATTACGCGCCGCGCGCGCTCGGCGACGTGCGGTTTTCCGCCGAAGGCGTCGACGGCCCGGCGCTGCGCGAACCCGCGAGCTTCTCGGTGCGCGCGGGCGAGATCGTCGGTTTCTTCGGGCTGGTCGGCGCGGGCCGCAGCGAACTGATGCGGCTCGTGTACGGCGCGGACCGCCGGCGCGCGGGCGTGCTGACGCTCGACGGCGCGCGCATCGACGTGAAGCGCACCGGCGACGCGATCCGCCACGGCATCGTGCTGTGCCCCGAGGACCGCAAGGAAGAAGGGATCATTGCGATCGCATCGGTCGCGGAGAACATCAACATCAGCTGCCGCCGCCATTCGCTGCGCGCGGGGCTGTTCATCGACCGCAAGACCGAAAGCGAAACGGCCGACCGCTTCATCCAGCGGCTGAAGATCAAGACGCCGAACCGGCGGCAGAAGATCCGCTTCCTGTCCGGCGGCAACCAGCAGAAGGCGATCCTGTCGCGCTGGCTCGCGGAGCCCGACCTGAAGGTCGTGATCCTCGACGAGCCGACGCGCGGGATCGACGTCGGCGCGAAGCACGAGATCTACGACGTGATCTACCGGCTCGCGGAGCGCGGCTGCGCGATTGTGATGGTGTCGTCGGAACTGCCGGAAGTGCTCGGCGTGTCCGATCGCATCGTCGTGATGCGCGAAGGCCGGATCGCGGGCGAGCTGCCGCGCGAACAGGCGAACGAGCACGCGGTGCTGAACCTCGCGCTGCCGCAGACGAGCGCCGCCCAGGCGGCCTGACGCGGCGCACGACATTCGAATCGACCAGGCGCGGCGTGGGCCGCGCGATGCAGGAGCAGGAGACACAATCATGCAAGTCAGGGAAAACCTCGCCGGCGCAGCCGTGAAGCAGTCGGCCGACGCGCTGGTTCCACAGCAAAGCGACCGGCAGAAGTGGTGGCAGCACCTCACCGAGTACAGCCTCATCGCGATCTTCGCGGTGATGTTCATCACGATGTCGCTGACGGTCGATCACTTCTTCTCGATCGACAACATGCTCGGCCTCGCGCTGTC encodes the following:
- a CDS encoding SDR family oxidoreductase — encoded protein: MGRLAGKVAMVTGAGRGIGAAIARAFAREGAAVALVDLDFPQAQHTAAAIAHDVDGARVLPLHADVARQDAVRDALAQTEAAFGPLDVLVNNAGINVFADPLTMTDDDWRRCFAVDLDGVWHGCRAALEGMVERGRGSIVNIASTHAFRIIPGCFPYPVAKHGVLGLTRALGIEYAARNVRVNAIAPGYIETQLTRDWWDAQPDPAAARAETLALQPMKRIGRPDEVAMTAVFLASDEAPFINAACITVDGGRAALYHD
- the araG gene encoding L-arabinose ABC transporter ATP-binding protein AraG; amino-acid sequence: MSAALRFDNIGKVFPGVRALDGISFDVHAGEVHGLMGENGAGKSTLLKILGGEYQPDAGSVLVDGQPVQFASAAASIAAGIAVIHQELQYVPDLTVAENLLLGRLPNAFGWVKKREAKRYVRERLAAMGVDLDPDAKLGRLSIAQRQMVEICKALMRNARVIALDEPTSSLSHRETEVLFKLVDDLRAQGRALIYISHRMDEIYRLCDACTIFRDGRKIASHDALADVPRERLVAEMVGREISDIYHYAPRALGDVRFSAEGVDGPALREPASFSVRAGEIVGFFGLVGAGRSELMRLVYGADRRRAGVLTLDGARIDVKRTGDAIRHGIVLCPEDRKEEGIIAIASVAENINISCRRHSLRAGLFIDRKTESETADRFIQRLKIKTPNRRQKIRFLSGGNQQKAILSRWLAEPDLKVVILDEPTRGIDVGAKHEIYDVIYRLAERGCAIVMVSSELPEVLGVSDRIVVMREGRIAGELPREQANEHAVLNLALPQTSAAQAA
- a CDS encoding arabinose ABC transporter substrate-binding protein → MKRRTFVTLAAAAAVVMGSPVAHAADPVKIGFLVKQPEEPWFQDEWKFAEMAAKEKGFTLVKIGAPSGEKVMSAIDNLSAQKAQGFIICTPDVKLGPGIVAKAKSHNLKMMTVDDRLVDGAGKPIEAVPHMGISAYNIGKQVGDGIAAEIKKRGWNVKEVGAIDITYEQLPTAHDRTSGATDALVAAGFPKANVIAAPQAKTDTENAFNAANIALTKNPQFKHWVAYGLNDEAVLGAVRAAEGRGFKSDNMIGIGIGGSDSALNEFKKPQPTGFYGTVIISPKRHGEETSDLMYSWITQGKAPPALTLTTGMLATRDNVSKVREEMGLASK